One window from the genome of Rufibacter tibetensis encodes:
- the bcp gene encoding thioredoxin-dependent thiol peroxidase yields the protein MLQIGDDAPDFEVKDQNGQPVKMSDFKGKKVVLYFYPKDDTPGCTAQACNLRDNHDALLAKGYVVLGVSVDDEKSHQKFIQKFDLPFPLLADTEHEIVEKYGVWQEKSMYGRKYMGTMRYTFVIDEDGKIEDIITKVDTKNHTAQLLK from the coding sequence ATGCTACAAATTGGTGATGATGCCCCAGACTTCGAGGTGAAAGACCAAAACGGTCAGCCGGTGAAGATGAGTGATTTTAAAGGAAAGAAAGTAGTCCTTTACTTCTACCCCAAAGACGACACCCCGGGTTGTACGGCCCAAGCCTGTAACCTGCGGGATAATCATGATGCATTGCTGGCCAAAGGGTATGTGGTGTTAGGCGTAAGCGTAGATGATGAGAAATCACACCAGAAATTCATCCAGAAGTTTGATCTTCCATTCCCATTGTTGGCAGACACTGAGCACGAGATTGTAGAGAAATACGGTGTTTGGCAAGAGAAAAGCATGTACGGCCGCAAATACATGGGCACCATGCGCTACACTTTTGTGATTGATGAGGACGGCAAAATTGAAGACATCATCACCAAAGTAGACACCAAAAACCATACAGCGCAGCTGTTAAAATAA
- a CDS encoding transketolase codes for MNPFNYDTEQLLDVAHQVRRDIVRMVHAVNSGHPGGSLGCTEFLVALYFRQMTHKPEFDMNGIGEDLFFLSNGHISPVWYSTLARAGYFDPKELATFRKLNSRLQGHPATEEHLPGIRIASGSLGQGPSVAIGAAQVKNLNGDDKLVYVLTGDGELEEGQVWEAAMYAAHHKVDNFIWTVDYNGQQIDGPVDAVMSLGNLRAKFEAFGWKVLDCDNGNNFASLIPVLDEAKSLTGQGKPICILMNTQMGYGVDFMMGSHKWHGVAPNDAQLEQALIQLKETLNDY; via the coding sequence ATGAACCCATTCAACTACGACACGGAACAACTCCTAGACGTGGCGCACCAGGTACGTCGCGATATCGTGCGCATGGTGCACGCCGTTAACTCCGGCCACCCGGGGGGCTCCCTGGGCTGTACAGAATTTTTGGTAGCGCTGTACTTCCGTCAAATGACGCACAAGCCTGAGTTTGACATGAACGGCATTGGGGAAGACCTATTCTTTTTATCTAACGGCCATATTTCACCCGTTTGGTACAGCACCCTGGCCAGAGCGGGCTATTTTGACCCAAAAGAACTGGCGACCTTCCGTAAGTTGAATTCACGCCTTCAGGGTCACCCCGCCACTGAGGAACACTTGCCGGGCATCCGGATCGCCTCCGGTTCATTGGGCCAGGGTCCGTCAGTTGCAATTGGCGCAGCACAGGTGAAGAATTTGAACGGAGACGACAAACTGGTGTACGTGCTTACCGGTGATGGTGAGTTAGAGGAAGGACAGGTATGGGAAGCCGCCATGTACGCCGCCCACCACAAAGTAGATAACTTCATCTGGACAGTAGATTATAACGGTCAGCAGATTGACGGTCCGGTAGACGCAGTAATGAGTTTAGGTAATCTGCGGGCTAAATTTGAGGCCTTCGGCTGGAAAGTTCTGGATTGTGATAACGGCAACAACTTCGCCAGTTTAATTCCGGTGCTGGATGAAGCCAAGTCCTTAACGGGCCAAGGCAAACCAATCTGTATTCTGATGAATACCCAAATGGGCTACGGGGTAGACTTCATGATGGGGTCTCATAAATGGCACGGGGTAGCACCAAATGATGCTCAGTTAGAGCAAGCCTTGATTCAGCTTAAAGAAACCCTAAACGACTATTAA
- a CDS encoding vWA domain-containing protein, producing MKQMRSVGLWLVCLLLGGLLALPAAAQNQAPAPKKTRILFLLDASGSMQAKWENSQRWDVAKRMLARMADSLDSYANLEIALRAYGHLSPANLKNCKDTKLEVPFAAHNAGNIKKRLQVITPKGNTPITYSLEQSANDFPQDPNARNVIIIITDGLESCGGDPCATSQALQKKRVFLKPFIIGLGDDPGYAQQFGCMGQYYNASDIKTFQQVLDNVISIALKKTTVSVELTDEAGRPVETNVNLTFMNSVTGQPEYNFVHYLDASGKPDMLEIDALLSYNLVVNTLPAVQLKNLNIKPGQHNVFRVKAPQGYLYLRQDAPTGYGSVTALVREKGEQNLLQTQRFPSQQKYLTGTYEVELLTLPRIRKTVTIRQGQATEVSFPPPGSLNITQDLQGYGNLYLLKSDGSQEWIWNLPEGSSKISLPLQPGRYRVVYRVKSAKGSRFTDVKNFSIQSNLTTTIKLFN from the coding sequence ATGAAGCAAATGCGCTCTGTTGGTCTGTGGCTGGTCTGCCTTCTGTTAGGAGGTTTGCTGGCCCTGCCTGCAGCTGCGCAAAACCAGGCTCCTGCCCCTAAGAAGACCCGCATTCTGTTTCTGCTGGACGCGTCTGGCTCTATGCAGGCAAAGTGGGAAAATAGCCAGCGCTGGGATGTGGCCAAAAGAATGCTCGCCCGCATGGCCGACTCGCTGGATTCCTATGCCAACCTGGAGATTGCTTTACGGGCATACGGACACTTGTCGCCGGCTAACCTGAAGAACTGCAAAGACACCAAGCTGGAGGTTCCGTTTGCGGCCCATAATGCCGGAAACATAAAGAAACGGCTGCAAGTAATTACGCCCAAGGGAAACACGCCCATCACGTACTCGCTTGAACAGTCAGCAAACGACTTCCCTCAGGACCCCAATGCCCGGAACGTGATTATCATCATCACCGATGGGCTGGAGAGTTGCGGTGGAGATCCTTGCGCCACGTCACAGGCTCTACAGAAAAAGCGTGTTTTCCTGAAACCGTTCATTATTGGGTTAGGCGATGACCCTGGGTATGCGCAACAATTTGGGTGCATGGGCCAGTACTACAATGCCTCAGACATCAAGACTTTCCAACAGGTGCTGGACAACGTCATCAGCATCGCGCTGAAGAAAACAACCGTATCTGTGGAACTGACCGATGAGGCCGGACGCCCCGTGGAAACCAACGTGAACCTGACGTTCATGAACAGCGTGACTGGTCAGCCAGAGTACAACTTTGTGCACTACCTGGACGCCTCAGGCAAGCCCGATATGCTGGAAATAGATGCGTTGCTTTCTTACAACCTGGTGGTGAATACCTTACCTGCGGTACAGCTCAAGAACCTGAACATTAAACCAGGCCAGCACAATGTGTTTAGGGTGAAAGCGCCTCAGGGATATTTGTATTTGCGGCAGGATGCTCCCACGGGCTATGGTTCTGTAACAGCACTGGTGCGCGAAAAGGGAGAACAAAACCTCTTGCAAACGCAGCGTTTTCCCAGCCAGCAAAAGTACCTGACCGGAACCTATGAAGTGGAGCTTTTGACCCTGCCGCGCATCAGGAAGACCGTGACCATCAGGCAAGGACAGGCAACGGAAGTAAGTTTTCCGCCACCGGGTTCGCTTAACATCACCCAGGACCTGCAGGGCTACGGCAATCTGTATTTGCTTAAGAGCGACGGAAGCCAGGAATGGATTTGGAACCTGCCCGAAGGCAGCAGCAAAATAAGTTTACCTTTACAACCAGGCCGTTACCGGGTAGTTTACAGGGTTAAATCTGCCAAAGGAAGCAGGTTCACGGACGTGAAGAATTTCAGTATTCAATCGAATTTAACGACTACGATAAAACTTTTCAACTAA
- a CDS encoding transketolase family protein yields MKDFPYSESKDTRSGFGAGLLELGRTNPNVVALCADLVGSLKMGDFIKEFPERFFQVGIAEANMIGLAAGMTIGGKIPFTGTFANFSTGRVYDQIRQSVAYSSKNVKICASHAGLTLGEDGATHQILEDIGMMKMLPHMTVINPCDFNQTKAATIAIAEYEGPVYLRFGRPVVPNFTPADQKFEIGKAVMLNEGTDVTIVATGHLVWKAILAGKLLEEQGINAEIINIHTIKPLDSEAILASVQKTGCVVTAEEHNYMGGLGESVARVLAQKLPTPQEFVAVNDTFGESGTPEQLMEKYGLNEQSIVAAVQRVISRKNK; encoded by the coding sequence ATGAAGGACTTCCCTTATTCAGAATCTAAAGATACGCGCTCCGGCTTTGGGGCAGGTTTGTTGGAATTGGGCCGCACCAATCCGAACGTAGTAGCGCTGTGCGCTGACTTGGTGGGCTCGCTTAAAATGGGCGACTTCATAAAGGAGTTTCCCGAGCGTTTTTTCCAGGTAGGTATTGCCGAGGCCAACATGATTGGTTTGGCAGCTGGTATGACCATTGGCGGTAAAATCCCATTCACGGGTACCTTCGCCAACTTTTCTACCGGCCGGGTGTACGACCAGATTCGTCAATCTGTGGCCTATTCTAGCAAGAACGTGAAAATTTGCGCTTCGCACGCTGGCCTTACTTTGGGCGAAGACGGTGCCACGCACCAGATTCTGGAAGATATAGGCATGATGAAAATGTTGCCCCACATGACGGTGATCAATCCTTGCGACTTCAACCAGACCAAAGCTGCCACCATTGCCATTGCTGAGTATGAAGGTCCGGTGTACCTGCGCTTCGGGCGCCCGGTGGTACCTAACTTCACCCCTGCCGATCAGAAGTTTGAGATAGGCAAAGCCGTCATGCTGAATGAAGGCACAGACGTGACAATTGTTGCCACTGGTCACCTGGTATGGAAAGCAATTCTTGCCGGCAAATTATTAGAAGAGCAAGGCATCAATGCCGAGATCATCAATATCCACACCATTAAGCCGTTAGATTCAGAGGCCATCTTAGCTTCTGTGCAGAAAACCGGTTGTGTAGTAACGGCTGAGGAGCACAACTACATGGGTGGCCTTGGAGAATCTGTGGCCCGTGTTTTGGCGCAGAAATTACCAACACCACAGGAATTTGTGGCCGTGAATGACACCTTTGGGGAAAGTGGTACCCCAGAGCAATTAATGGAAAAATATGGTCTGAATGAGCAAAGTATTGTAGCTGCCGTTCAACGTGTTATCTCCCGTAAAAACAAGTAA
- a CDS encoding RNA polymerase sigma factor — protein MEDKEILEKFQNPDSRNLAFNQLVRKYQQKVYWHVRKMVIDHDDADDLTQEVFVKVWTHLENFRKDSQLYTWIYRIATNECLNFLSAKKKRFFLPLHDVAAELSEKLDSTDTLSGDEIQLKLQKALLRLPDKQRLVFNMKYFDEMKYEEISEILGTSVGALKASYHIAVKKIEDFLKKD, from the coding sequence TTGGAAGACAAAGAGATCCTGGAGAAATTCCAGAACCCAGACTCCCGTAACCTGGCTTTCAACCAACTGGTGCGCAAGTACCAGCAGAAGGTCTATTGGCACGTGCGCAAAATGGTCATTGACCATGATGATGCCGATGATCTAACTCAGGAAGTCTTTGTGAAAGTCTGGACACACTTAGAGAACTTCCGGAAGGATTCTCAACTCTACACCTGGATCTACCGCATTGCCACCAACGAGTGCCTAAACTTTTTAAGCGCTAAAAAGAAGCGTTTTTTTCTCCCCCTTCATGACGTAGCAGCCGAGCTTTCTGAAAAGCTTGACTCCACTGACACTCTCTCCGGTGACGAGATCCAACTGAAACTTCAGAAAGCACTTCTGCGTCTGCCTGACAAGCAACGGCTGGTCTTCAACATGAAATACTTTGATGAAATGAAGTACGAGGAAATCTCTGAAATTCTGGGTACTTCTGTTGGGGCGTTGAAAGCCTCTTACCACATTGCGGTAAAAAAAATAGAAGATTTTTTGAAAAAAGATTAA
- a CDS encoding RusA family crossover junction endodeoxyribonuclease, whose protein sequence is MKFIKLLFLSFMFLAGTVSYAQGHKKETPEERKARIEKIETAKIAFISDKVEMTGEQAQRFWPVYREHDRRRHELRQKSRPYKEQNINALTDEQIQAGLESRLNIRQRELDLEKEYMDKYLRIISPKQLALFYRAEREFTKLLLERLQTARK, encoded by the coding sequence ATGAAGTTTATAAAATTGCTGTTTCTTTCCTTTATGTTTCTTGCCGGAACTGTTTCTTATGCCCAAGGTCATAAAAAAGAAACTCCTGAAGAACGCAAAGCCCGCATAGAAAAGATTGAGACAGCCAAAATCGCTTTTATCTCTGATAAAGTGGAGATGACTGGGGAGCAGGCGCAGCGTTTCTGGCCCGTGTACCGCGAGCATGACCGCCGCAGACACGAGTTACGCCAGAAGAGCCGCCCCTACAAAGAGCAGAACATCAACGCCCTGACAGATGAACAGATTCAGGCTGGTTTAGAGAGCCGCCTTAACATCCGGCAACGTGAACTTGACCTTGAAAAAGAGTACATGGACAAGTACCTGCGCATCATCAGCCCCAAACAGCTGGCTCTTTTTTACCGTGCAGAGCGGGAGTTTACTAAACTTCTGCTGGAGCGGTTGCAAACGGCCAGAAAATAA
- a CDS encoding aspartate aminotransferase family protein, whose translation MLSPRQLFLQHQAQTTDFPLLLEVEKAKGVFMYGPNGERYLDLISGIGVSNVGHRHPKVLQAIHDQLDKYLHLMVYGEIVQTPPAQLAHALAQTLPAGLDNVYFVSSGSEAVEGACKLAKRYTGRTELIAFNNAYHGSTHGSLSLNGSESFKRAFRPLLPDVRHIQHNVLEDLHFITSRTAAVILETVQGEAGVRVPSLEYMQALRERCTEVGALLILDEIQSGFGRTGTFWAFEQFNVVPDILTCAKGMGGGMPIGAFISRQEIMHSLKNDPMLGHITTFGGHPVSCAASLATLRVIQEEDLLTQVNAKANLFKERLVHPAIKGIRNQGLMMAVEFESFDLLKAIIDNAILKGILTDWFLFCDNSMRVAPPLTITLAEIDEACDLIMKAIEEEVGL comes from the coding sequence ATGCTTTCTCCCCGCCAGCTTTTTCTGCAACACCAGGCCCAGACCACAGATTTCCCTTTGCTCTTAGAGGTTGAGAAGGCCAAAGGTGTCTTTATGTATGGTCCAAACGGGGAGCGGTATTTGGATTTGATTTCGGGTATTGGGGTCAGTAACGTGGGCCATCGGCACCCAAAGGTCTTACAGGCCATTCATGACCAACTAGACAAGTACCTGCACCTCATGGTATACGGTGAAATTGTGCAGACACCTCCTGCCCAGTTGGCGCATGCGCTGGCGCAAACCCTTCCGGCAGGGTTAGACAATGTGTATTTTGTCTCCTCTGGGAGTGAAGCGGTGGAAGGAGCCTGTAAACTGGCCAAACGGTATACCGGCCGTACAGAACTCATTGCGTTCAACAACGCTTACCACGGGTCAACGCACGGCTCATTGTCCCTGAATGGTTCGGAAAGCTTTAAGCGTGCCTTCCGGCCTTTGTTACCAGATGTGCGCCACATTCAACATAATGTGCTGGAAGACCTGCACTTCATCACTTCGCGTACGGCGGCAGTTATTCTGGAAACAGTGCAGGGTGAGGCTGGGGTGCGTGTTCCCTCTCTAGAATATATGCAGGCCCTTCGGGAGCGGTGTACAGAGGTAGGCGCTCTATTAATCTTGGATGAAATCCAAAGCGGGTTTGGTCGCACAGGTACTTTCTGGGCATTTGAGCAGTTTAACGTGGTGCCAGATATTTTAACCTGTGCAAAGGGCATGGGAGGCGGTATGCCCATAGGTGCTTTCATCTCCCGCCAGGAGATTATGCATTCGTTGAAGAACGACCCTATGCTGGGCCATATCACCACCTTCGGAGGGCACCCGGTTTCCTGCGCTGCTTCCCTGGCTACTTTGCGCGTAATTCAGGAGGAAGATCTTCTAACCCAGGTTAACGCAAAAGCAAACCTCTTTAAAGAGCGGCTGGTACACCCAGCCATCAAAGGAATAAGAAACCAGGGGCTGATGATGGCCGTGGAGTTTGAGTCATTTGACTTGCTGAAAGCCATCATTGACAATGCCATTCTGAAAGGGATCCTCACTGATTGGTTCCTGTTCTGTGACAACTCCATGCGCGTTGCCCCTCCCCTTACCATTACCTTAGCTGAGATAGACGAAGCTTGTGACCTGATTATGAAAGCCATAGAAGAAGAGGTAGGTTTATAG